A window of Castanea sativa cultivar Marrone di Chiusa Pesio chromosome 8, ASM4071231v1 genomic DNA:
ATGCCTTTTATTAAAACCATAGAAACCCTTTTCTTAAAAACCtctattttttaaagattatcTTGGGTATgttctttccaaaaaaattgggaatccttttttcttaaaaaaacaagttttcaaAATGGTTTTAGAACCTAaaacttttgtttctttaaagttttgttcataaaaGTTCTTTTTACTCCCCCAAAATCACTATTCTTAGAATTAGCACCCCTTTGCTTTCTCATCAAAGAAAAACCATTTTTCATGTAAAACCAAGagaaaccctttttttttttaatgttcacttcccaaaaagtgtgtaaaccttatttgaaaataagcattttttttccaaaaagtcATGAAGTTTTCCTCGAAAAGAGGACACTCatcttttcaaaagaaaatcaaagagttCTTTTTATGTATGTTATTTTGAATCTGTTAAATGGCACATTTTTGTTGAGGTTTGTGTCTATGATTCACTCCCATTGAATCAATAGACTCCTATCAAGCTTACATGTTCCCCCCTTCCCTTTGCACTAATCATTTTTGGTTCATTGTGTTTACGCATGAGAATGAAACCTTGAGAATAAATGTTATAATCCTAATATCTCACATTGCTTAAGTGTAAGATTAAACATGTGCATATAAGCACTTGGACACCCTCTCCTTGCAAACCGATTTTCAAAGGTGAATTTTACCATGAGTTCCTAACATTTAGTTGTACTTCAAACCAGCTCTCTCTATTGCTCAGGAGGCGGTTACCCTCGAAGTAACCCTCATTTTCCATCTCATTTTCATTcttattttcatccatttttgAATTTCCAAGAACATAACAATAAAATGGGCTTAAATGCATAAGGTGACATCCTTAtgttgtgatatatatatatatatatatatatatatatatatatatgcatattcACATGGTAAATACATAATAAGTATATTATTCACAtgttaattatatatacatttaaattctTGCAATATTGTAATTTAGTTTTAACATGACATGTACATATATTATTCACATGTTCTTGCTTGTATATTATTCACTATTCAAGTGATACTCACATGATATTTTATACATGGATAAATACTCacatgatgtgtgtgtgtgtattgttttGAACAGAACCCttctcaaaaatcaaaatgccaATTATGTAGTTTGTTTTCCAAAAATGTGTACattgtgattaaattaaaaTGCGGTACTATCTTTTGGATAGGCAGTGtgaggtgcctaacaccttcctcaCTCGTAACCGAACTTCTGAGTCAAAAATTCTTTGGTTTGAGATGTTCGTttactttaattaatttaagaacGCTTGAAATTGGTTTGTAGTTAATTAGGTAACTAAATAGACAAAtaagtgaccaatcacacccAATACAATACCAATAGTTAGTGGCAactcttaaataataaaaataaaaagacacacACATCTTACTGTAAAAATGCATGCACACATAAGACATGTCACCAAGCCCCCAATGTGTGAAACTTTGGGGATAATCTCTCCCAAGGCGTTCACATTGAGTCTTCAATTGTTTTGAACTTGATTTGTCTTGATCCAAAGGTTAATTCAATACTAATCAACTAGACAAATTAGGTTCTAAATTGTTACACTTGTTTATGGTttccaatttaaaaatatggaCTTTACAATGTCCAAAAGTCAACAAAAGCCATTTCACCAAATTCACATGGGATCATAAAAAGTTGAAATATTGAGAGAGTAGATCGAAAACAATAGtggaaaatagaaaagagagtAGAATACCAATGGTAGTTCGTTTGGAGACTTTGTTACCCATTTTTATCCCTTTCTTCCATCTCACTTTGTCAAAAGAGAAGAAGCTGAGCTTTGATTCAACAccacacacaacacaacacaaacccACATGATATCATCATCACAAGTCCCTCCAAAACTAAAACCAAGACCATAAAGACATATATGTAAAGGGTGTGAATGATAGTAAACCTGTAATAACGTATCATGCACGGTTTGAGGTGGGAATTCAATGTTTTGTCCAGTTGTTTCTACACTCTGCacaattagtaaaaaaataaaatgcaactATGCAAGCACTATAAAATCTGatacaaaacaaatttgaaactATTGAAGCGCTTGACAATCTTGCCTTGGATTCAATTCTTTTATGAGTTCCctctttttccttccttttcctttttctttttttttttttttatggcctggccaaaaaaaagtgcaaatgagtgataaaaatggtaaatatgACTGGAACTATGCAATTTGAGAAACTCATATATCAATTAACCATATCTTGGTCTAATatgaacttaaataaaaaaaatgatattcataattgagaaaaataaactaTTAGAACAAAttggagaaaataataaaattcattctAAGGTGTTCACATATATTGGGAGCAaggttgaaacttgaatttaacCACTTCAAATTGATCTCCCTCCGGGGGAAACCAACGAAAACTCACATAGTTAGGAATTTGACAGTAGAATTAacgattgaaaaaaaaaatgataaaaattgcaaataaattcaaaattaaatttgcaAAACACACCTGTAAAATGACGCCACgtgatataataaaaatgacatcattatattattaaaagtgaCCAAAACAAAATCATTGTTAGTTACACTAAGAGTTTagctaaaatatatttttttttaaataaatactgTAGTTTAGAGAATCCCTCTATCTCtattgcaaaaaataataataataactcacAAAgcaattcaaattagaacctcTCAGCTCATGCTTATTAGCATTCTCAATAGGATTAGGTGCACAACTATAGTCTATCCGGATCTCTTGCTCTTGTAGACTCAAACTTAACGATTAAGGTGTCATTATACTCACATTCTGGGAAAAGACACCAACTCAGGTGGCtccctacctttttttttttaacttttttcataaaataaatagataaaacctctctctatctcttttctTATACGTGTATATTTCGaacaaatcttgaattttttttgggccttttattttttggcttctTCCGTCTATGCACGAGCAATCCAAGTTTGTGCATGTCATTGATGAGGTACGAAATAGGAAGGGTTTTTCTCATAATAGTTGAACCACCCTTGAGAATCTGAGATATagtatttaataatattttactttgaaCCAAATAGGGTTAACATTCATGTTTTAAGAATGAAATTTAGTTGCAAAATTGGTTATAGTTTAAGGTTATgaccttactcaatatttttttattggaagtgaattttgacaaattcaccattagattacattttcttcttatatccaccatgcttacaaaatttttagaaaattaaagatcaatagttatatctatactattatttaaggggtttctcctattaagattcctcattttttagttcaaaaatgcccctacacccctatggttaaatagagacaaaactaaagaacaatacaataaaaatgcaactctaacttccactaaaaaatAGGATTGCTCtcctgttaatttttaaattgttttatctacttataaattagattttcaaaataaaaattatatatactaaAGAAAACACTctgtgtttttattatatatactttattttgagaatctaatttataagtggataaagcaatttaaaaattaacaggagaatagacttattttttaggcaatgttttagtgggagttagagttgcatttttactaaattgtcttttagttttgtctctacttaaatataggagTGTATGAgcattttgaactaaaaaataaaaaatctaaacaagGGAACCCCAAATTgctttatctacttataaattagattctcaaaataaaaattatatatactaacaaaaaaaactgtgtttttattttatatatatatatatattttttttttaagaatctaattcataagtgaataaagtaatttaaaaattaataggaaaatagtcctattttttaggcaatattttagtggaagttagagttgcatttttaccatattgtcctttaattttgtctctacttaaacattggcgtatagggacatttttgaattaaaaaatgagaaatctaaACAAGGGAAGCCCCAAATTgctttatctacttataaattagattctcaaaataaaaattatatatactaacaaaaaaaactgtgtttttattttatatatatatatatatatattattttaagaatagtagtatagataaaataaaaatattgagttttttgttttgctaaaaaaaaacagtttcaTCGCACGCCCAAAGCGGGTGTGATGAGTTTGCGCATGTGATAAGGCtagtcatcaataaattgtttaaattgcaagtttttgtagtttaaaattatgcataaaatataagcttatagatcatatagtaaatagtattcgattgacacaaaatttgacatgtgtattaagagcataaataacatgcaattcaacagttagattttcaaaataattgtagtcttaagttacaactaattttgtaaccaaactttattccaaaaaaaatgttttaagtgaaattgtgttttgaatgaaagattaaaaaaaactaaattaaaattttagtttttaaataatattaatttccaACGAGGAATTGAATATATTCTATTTTGCACCAATGACTTAGCAGACGACATGGTTAAGTTGCATGTACAGTTGTTTGACTATTGCCCATATTATCCACCAGAATCTCACCACGTGTATACAATACCCATTCGCCACTCGTTCTAAATTCTCTTACCCGTACTACATGACTTGACCAAATGCCACCTCAGTCAAGTGGCTCAACTAAAACCAACAGTCCAGATTCATTGAGGAATTACACGTGTACGACATAGATGATCGTAACCGTTTCTCTTTCTCATGCgattttaccctttttttttttttctttttttttatattccccTCTCCGAGAAAAAATCGAGTGCTCCTCACACTCAAAcatatccattttttttctctctctctgtgagaAACATTCACCGCCGGTGTGGCTTCACCGGACAATTCACCCACTTCCGACCGGATTTCAACGGTCTGGTCAGTTTCCCGGTCATCGTCGAAGGTACCGATCgtcaattttctttctttctaattcTTCATTTCTAGGGAATCGCATTTCTGTTGCTCATTTgcaattgaaaattgaaaattgaaaattcacgTTCAAATTGTTCATGtgttttttgctgaaaaattaTATcagtttagggttttgttttgaatatgaatttgtaAGAGATTTTGATACAATGTTTCATtttgcaattaattttttttgttttttttatttgttttggctAATTGTATGTCCGTACACTAAAAGCAAAGCTTCGGTGTCTTTCGCAGATGTTACTCTGAAAATACTTAATTGAGACGTAAACAACGTGCGGTGAAAGTGAAAGTTGAATCGCAAAGCAAAAATGGTACCTTCTAGATTCTTAATTCATATGTTGGAACTTTTCCCATGTAGTgcttcctctcttcttcttcttttttaattattatttgggttttgtggtttgtttgtttgtttgttaccaatgttttgttttgttttgtcatTATATATCTGTATGTGGTACTGTGTTTGTGAAGAAGATGGCATTTGAGTGAATTTGCAGCTTCAATGTTGGgacatttataaatttaatatttttggataTTTATTGATATAGAATGTCTTTTTTCCAAACTAAGTTTCTGGGCATGATTGAGGTTGAGGTGAGAGAATTGATTGGGGTCGACTCGCTCTTTGGAaggttgtttaaattttgaaatggtccattgttaaaaaattgaaatggcTTCCACGCGATATATGGAATGTGATGGACCGATGGTTCATTGCCAGTGAGAGGATGGTCTTCTAGGGCTACAACTGTTTCACACTGCCATTTTTGCTTGCTAGATTCTCTTTCGTTTATTATCCTAGtttattttagattaaaaaCACTTAGGCTTCAGAAAATGGTAGGTTTGAGGTTAATGATGTGTTCCTTTTGGTTGGATGGATCGGATTTTGGCAAGCCTAGAAAAAGATGTAAATCTGTAATAGTTAGGGAGGAGGAATTAATTGAGTGTATATACTGGGTGAGTTTGGATGCAAGCATGCAGTATTCTGAGCCTGAGCTTGCACTATGCTCTGTGTTTTGCTAGCAGCACTCCTTTGTGAACTCTAATATGCTTatataataagtaataaaatttcattaaagatattaaggtattttttttatattacttttgTTGTCATTTACTTAGACAATGAATATATCACCATTCAATATTAAGAAGATATGATGCTTGAATTAAACCTTTCTGTTCATATCCACTATAAGAAAGTGTTTGCAAGCTGTGTTAAGAGTCTGCAACAGTTTAGTGATTGATTCTGGCAGTCTTTGCAGGACAAGGGATTTTGGATGTCAAAGGGTGCTGGACATGTAAATGATGTAGACCCAACATTTGATAATACTTCCAGAATTGAACCAAAGCGATCACATCAATGGTTTGTAGATGCTGCTGAAACAGAGCTGTTCCCTAATAAGAAGCAAGCAGTGCAAGCTCCAAACAACAAATCAAGTTCAGGAATGTCAAATGCTAATATTCCTTCTTGGGAGAATGCCTCAAGTTTTCATTCAGTTCCAAGCCAGTTCAATCACCGCTTTTTTGGATCTGAAACAGCAAGGCCTGTCAATTTTGCTGAAAggaatatttttgttgaaacagAGAATCCAAATGTGAGGAGAAAGAGTATGGATGACCAATTTGGAGAAGACGCATCTGTTGGTTTGTCCATATCTCATGCTATGGAAGATCCTGAAACATGTCTTACCTATGGTGGAATAAGAAAGGTCAAAGTCAATCAAGTTAAGGATTGTGATAATGGGGTGCATATGCCAAAGGGACACGGTTCTAATGGGGAAAATATCAGTCACCTGTCTTCAGGTCAGGCCTATAACAGAGAAAGTGAAGCTGGTTTTGCATCAATAGGGCAGCCTTATAACCAGGATGACAATGTTACTTTAATGGGTCATACCTACAATAGGGGAGATGCCAATATCAGATCGACAGGTCCCACGTTTGGAAATGAAGATGGTAATTCCATTTCAATGGGTGACACGTATGGTAAGGGGGAAGCTAATATAATATCTTTTGGCGGGTTTCCTGATGAACAAGATATTATCCCTGTGGGAAGGCCGGTCAGCAACTATGATTTATTATACACTCAGTCTTCAGTTCAAACATTAGAAACAGCCCACGAGAAAGAACCGGATCAAACAAATGCCAATACAGTTCTTAGTGCCACTCCAGTTGCTAAATTAAAACCTGAATCTGTTTCTAAGAATAAGCCAGAATTCAAAACATCAAGGAAAGAAGCTCCAAACAGCTTCCCCTCTAATGTTAGAAGCTTGATCTCAACGGGCATGCTTGATGGTGTTCCTGTAAAGTATGTTTCCTTGGCACGGGAGgtaatttaccttttttttccgTCCATTTTTTGAACTTCAGTTGCCATTCCACTTTACTGacttacaattatatttttacatttaacTAGGAGCTTCGTGGAATTATAAAAGGTTCTGGATATCTTTGTGGGTGTCAGTCATGCAATTTTTCTAAGGTGAGTAATCCATTGATTCATAACTTGGTGCAGCAAAATATCTTGAGAGCTAACTGTTGAATCTTTATGGTTTCCGCATAGGTGCTGAATGCTTTTGAGTTTGAGCGTCATGCTGGTTGTAAAACAAAACATCCAAACAATCACATATACTTCGAGAATGGAAAGACTATCTATCAGATTGTACAAGAATTAAGAAGCACACCTGAGAGTTTGTTGTTTGATGCGATTCAGACTGTTTTTGGAGCACCTATTAATCAGAAGTCCTTTCGCATTTGGAAAGGTAGCAAAAATTCTTACACATCAATTGTtgttctcttcttttcttttctttataaaaaatgttcatgGTTTAGCTTTTCATTAACTCTCCCACtgttttggggggaggggggctGCCAAATTTTAACTGTGACACTAATCTTCTTTCTTCCCatacttaatttctttttgttttgattctttGTTTCCTCTCTTTTTCTAGAATCATTTCAAGCAGCAACTCGCGAGCTTCAGCGTATATATGGAAAGGAAGAACTGAATATATAGGAGTATTCTAGATGAGCATTAGTCAAAGTGTAATATAAGGTGAAATGTGCATAGAACAAGTACATCTCTTTTGTAAATTATGTACTCTATCCCTTGGTAAGGAAGAACAGgtgtttttttgttctt
This region includes:
- the LOC142605521 gene encoding uncharacterized protein LOC142605521 isoform X2: MDKGFWMSKGAGHVNDVDPTFDNTSRIEPKRSHQWFVDAAETELFPNKKQAVQAPNNKSSSGMSNANIPSWENASSFHSVPSQFNHRFFGSETARPVNFAERNIFVETENPNVRRKSMDDQFGEDASVGLSISHAMEDPETCLTYGGIRKVKVNQVKDCDNGVHMPKGHGSNGENISHLSSGQAYNRESEAGFASIGQPYNQDDNVTLMGHTYNRGDANIRSTGPTFGNEDGNSISMGDTYGKGEANIISFGGFPDEQDIIPVGRPVSNYDLLYTQSSVQTLETAHEKEPDQTNANTVLSATPVAKLKPESVSKNKPEFKTSRKEAPNSFPSNVRSLISTGMLDGVPVKYVSLAREELRGIIKGSGYLCGCQSCNFSKVLNAFEFERHAGCKTKHPNNHIYFENGKTIYQIVQELRSTPESLLFDAIQTVFGAPINQKSFRIWKESFQAATRELQRIYGKEELNI
- the LOC142605521 gene encoding uncharacterized protein LOC142605521 isoform X1, which encodes MSLQDKGFWMSKGAGHVNDVDPTFDNTSRIEPKRSHQWFVDAAETELFPNKKQAVQAPNNKSSSGMSNANIPSWENASSFHSVPSQFNHRFFGSETARPVNFAERNIFVETENPNVRRKSMDDQFGEDASVGLSISHAMEDPETCLTYGGIRKVKVNQVKDCDNGVHMPKGHGSNGENISHLSSGQAYNRESEAGFASIGQPYNQDDNVTLMGHTYNRGDANIRSTGPTFGNEDGNSISMGDTYGKGEANIISFGGFPDEQDIIPVGRPVSNYDLLYTQSSVQTLETAHEKEPDQTNANTVLSATPVAKLKPESVSKNKPEFKTSRKEAPNSFPSNVRSLISTGMLDGVPVKYVSLAREELRGIIKGSGYLCGCQSCNFSKVLNAFEFERHAGCKTKHPNNHIYFENGKTIYQIVQELRSTPESLLFDAIQTVFGAPINQKSFRIWKESFQAATRELQRIYGKEELNI